In Pseudomonadota bacterium, the DNA window GTGGGCAGGTTGCGCACAAGCTGGCGCAGCGGTGGAAACGTGATGCGATGGTCGTCGGAGTGAAGCGCGTCGGCGTGGCCCATGGCCTTGATGAACAGCGCGGGCGGCACGAACGACGCGCGGGCGAGATGCCGGAACTGGCTGAGGTTGAAGTACGGGCGCCCACCGAAGCTCTTGAGCATGGGGCCCAGCTCAGCCTCGGGGGCAAGCAGGCCGCCGAAGTACTCGCGGGTGGCCTCGTTCACCAGATCGGTCATGAGGTCGAGGGTCTGCGGAGTGGGCAGGTCGGGCATCACCTCGCGCACGTTGGTACGGCTCCACTCGATGCCGTCGGCGCTCGTCGTGCGAGCTGCGCTCGTGATGGCGCGGCTCTGCAGCAGCCAGAAGCGCTGGCCGTCGTGACACCACTCCACGTCTTGCGCCGTGCCGCAGTGCGCTTCAACCCGCAGCAGCAGGGTGGCGAGCGCGGCCGCCTTGGCCGCGTCGAGGCAGAGGCGCGCCTGCTCGTCGGCTTCGGTGGGAACGCGACGCTGCTCGCGCCCCCGTGCGATCACACGAAAGGCCTTGCTCCCCACGCGCTGTGTCACGGTGGCGCAGGTCGCGCGCTCGATGCGCAGCTCATCTGGGTCGACGATGCCAGAGACCACGGCCTCACCGTTGCCCCATGAGGCCGACACCACCATCACGTTGCGGTCGCGGCTCACCGGGTCGATGGTGAACGCGACCCCGGCCGTGTGGGCGTCGATCATGCGCTGTACGAGCACCGTCTGCGCACCCGCGGGCGCGGGGAGGTTGTGGCGCGCGCGGTAGTCGGCAGCCCGCTCGCTGTGCATCGAGGCGAGGCACAGCCCCACCATCTGGGCCACCTCTGCTTGTGTCACGTTGAGGAATGAAGCGTGGATGCCGGCAAACGAATGCCCTGCGCCGTCTTCGGCCAGCGCGGCCGAGCGCACCGCCAGCAGGCCTTCGCCCATGGCGCGCGCCGCAGCATTCACCTCGGCGGTGGGGACCTCACCGTGTGGGCAGTGCACCACGAACCCATTCGGCACGTCGAAGCCCGCGCGAAGCAGGTCGGCGCAGGCGCGCGCTTTCGGGCCGACGGTGGCCAGCTCAGCGGACGACAGATCGGCAAGCGCGCGGACGAAGATCATGGGGGCTGGAATTGGCGCGAGAAGGCAGTCACCCCTTCTCGCGCGCGCACCGTTTCAGTCGAGCAGGGTCTTCGAGGTCACGTGCAGCGCTTCGTCCATCTCGTAGACGATGGGCACGCCCGTGGCGAGGTTGAGCTCGACCACCTGCTCGGGTGTCAGGCCGTCGATGGCCATGACGATGGAGCGCAGGCTGTTGCCGTGGGCCACCACGAGCACGTTGCGCCCCGCGCGCAGCAGAGGCGCGATCTGGCCCTCGTAGTAGGGGAGGGTGCGCGCCGCGGTGTCCTTTAGGCTCTCGCCGTTGGGCGGCGGTACGTCGAAGCTGCGCCGCCAGATCTTGACCTGGTCGGCGCCGAAGCGTTCGGCGGTCTCGGCCTTGTTCAGCCCCTGGAGGTCGCCGTAGTGGCGCTCGTTGAGGGCTTCGTCGCGGGTGATGGGCAGGTCGACCTGACCGTTACGCTCGAGGGCGATGCGCAGGGTCTCCTGCGCGCGCTTGAGCGCTGAGGTGAAGGCGAGATCGAAATGGTAGGCCTTGAGGCGCTCGCCTGCGCGGGCGGCCTCCTGCTCTCCCTTGGGGGTGAGGGGCACGTCGACCCAGCCCGTGAAGCGGTTTTCGAGGTTCCACTGCGATTCGCCGTGGCGGAGGAGGACGAGGGTGGACACGGTAGGCTCTCCTTGCATCTGTCGCGGAATGGAGCGGGGTTTGCGGTCGATGCCACAGACCCCTTCTCCATCGCGAGGGAAGCGCGAGGAGCGCGACACTCCCTGAAGGTTCCATCGTCGCTGTGGATGCGACGGTGTCGCCCAGGGCGTGACGTATCAGGTGTTCCGGCTCAGGGGGCCACGGCCTGCTGGCGGAGGTAGTCATCGAGCGCCGCCGCCTGGGTGGGGGTGAGAAGCAGACGCACGTCGGCCACGTAGGCCTTCCACATCCCCTCGAGACGCGCGAGGTAGTCTGATTGCAGCCGGCGCAGCCGCGCCTGCTGTGCCCCGGTCAACCCCAGCTCGCCGCGCAGATCGAGGTCGGTGCGCTCGCCGCGTTCGTATTCTTCGAGGAGGGTGAGCAGGCGGGTGCGCTGTGGGGGCGTGAGCAGCGCCAGCACGTTCTCGCGCAGCTCTTTACGCAAGTCTTCGAGCTGGGTCGATACGCGCAGATTCACCTTTCGGAGCTCGTCGAGCTGATCGGGGGTGAGGCGCAGCTGTCGGGTGAGATCGGAGCCCTCCGTGGGAAAGGACGAGGA includes these proteins:
- a CDS encoding 2,3-diphosphoglycerate-dependent phosphoglycerate mutase produces the protein MSTLVLLRHGESQWNLENRFTGWVDVPLTPKGEQEAARAGERLKAYHFDLAFTSALKRAQETLRIALERNGQVDLPITRDEALNERHYGDLQGLNKAETAERFGADQVKIWRRSFDVPPPNGESLKDTAARTLPYYEGQIAPLLRAGRNVLVVAHGNSLRSIVMAIDGLTPEQVVELNLATGVPIVYEMDEALHVTSKTLLD